The Miscanthus floridulus cultivar M001 chromosome 17, ASM1932011v1, whole genome shotgun sequence genome has a window encoding:
- the LOC136517861 gene encoding probable serine/threonine-protein kinase PBL25 codes for MSCFPCFGGGKGNNDDADAESPGDAAPASNMTPPAMVQAPAAYSPAPATAPAAAAQTKPGGANHAHQASADDSSLRLAITGQAFAFRELAAATDHFTPYNLVGEGGFFRVYKGRLEKSGQTVAIKQLDKHGFQDNNAFLKGVAKLSQLHHENLVDIIGYCADGDQRLLVYESVPAGTLEDHLFDLPADKKPMDWCTRMKVAHGAAQGLEYLHETANPPVVYGEFKASHILLDDKSTPKLSDFGLAELGKAGGSMPVTSPMMGSFGCCAPEYDRTGQATMKSDVYSFGVVLVQLISGRRAVDTSKPVDEQNVVTWAMPMFKDQKRYHELVDPLIKKEYPAKALNQVVAMAAMCLQQEDSVRPLMADVVMTLGFLTAMPPDPPAPAAPPAAAVAAPEPKKDRDSDHSDSSSSSSDDEGNEEEEEEEEAEEQ; via the exons ATGAGCTGCTTTCCGTGCTTCGGCGGCGGAAAGGGCAACAATGACGACGCCGACGCGGAGAGCCCGGGCGACGCGGCCCCGGCATCCAACATGACGCCACCCGCGATGGTGCAGGCGCCCGCCGCGTACTCTCCGGCTCCCGCCACCGCTCCAGCAGCCGCGGCGCAGACCAAGCCTGGTGGCG CGAACCACGCTCACCAGGCTTCCGCCGACGACTCGTCGCTGCGGCTCGCCATCACGGGGCAGGCATTCGCGTTCCGGGAGCTCGCCGCGGCCACAGACCATTTCACGCCGTACAACCTCGTCGGAGAAGGCGGCTTCTTCCGGGTCTACAAGGGCCGGCTAGAGAAGAGCGGCCAG ACCGTGGCCATCAAGCAGCTGGACAAGCATGGGTTCCAGGACAACAACGCGTTCCTGAAAGGGGTCGCCAAGCTCAGCCAGCTCCACCACGAGAACCTCGTCGACATCATTGGCTACTGCGCCGACGGAGACCAGCGGCTGCTGGTGTACGAGTCCGTGCCCGCCGGCACCTTAGAAGACCACCTGTTCG ATCTGCCGGCGGACAAGAAGCCGATGGACTGGTGCACGAGGATGAAGGTGGCGCACGGCGCGGCGCAGGGGCTGGAGTACCTGCACGAGACGGCGAACCCGCCGGTGGTGTACGGGGAATTCAAGGCCTCCCACATACTTCTCGACGACAAGTCCACGCCCAAGCTCTCCGACTTCGGGCTCGCGGAGCTCGGCAAGGCGGGGGGCAGCATGCCGGTGACGTCGCCCATGATGGGCTCCTTCGGCTGCTGCGCGCCGGAGTACGACCGGACCGGGCAGGCCACCATGAAGTCCGACGTCTACAGCTTCGGGGTGGTGCTGGTGCAGCTCATCTCCGGGAGGAGGGCCGTCGACACCAGCAAGCCGGTGGACGAGCAGAATGTTGTCACCTGG GCCATGCCAATGTTCAAAGACCAGAAGAGATACCATGAGCTGGTTGATCCACTCATAAAGAAGGAGTACCCTGCCAAAGCGTTGAACCAGGTGGTCGCCATGGCTGCGATGTGCTTGCAGCAAGAGGACTCCGTGCGACCACTGATGGCCGACGTCGTCATGACGCTGGGCTTCCTCACGGCGATGCCGCCAGATCCACCGGCCCCTGCTGCTCCACCTGCCGCCGCGGTCGCCGCCCCGGAGCCGAAGAAAGACAGAGATTCGGATCATTCAGACTCGTCGTCGTCTTCTTCGGACGACGAAGGTaacgaagaggaggaagaggaggaggaagccgAGGAGCAATGA